A genomic window from Winogradskyella sp. J14-2 includes:
- a CDS encoding ribonuclease Z: MIVDRDGNVTIITQEKASVKTLVNNIEQAYDKYKNYHIIVNLSSLDKLSLEDIIEFLRLSNNHRGDKKSFVIVSEKVDLDQMPDEIVIVPTIHEAYDIIEMEDIERDLGF, from the coding sequence ATGATCGTAGACAGAGACGGCAATGTTACAATTATTACTCAAGAAAAAGCTTCGGTAAAAACCTTGGTAAACAATATTGAACAGGCTTACGATAAGTATAAAAATTACCATATAATAGTTAATCTATCAAGCTTAGATAAGTTGAGCTTAGAAGATATTATCGAATTTTTACGTCTCAGCAATAATCATAGAGGAGACAAAAAGTCCTTTGTTATAGTCTCAGAAAAAGTTGATTTAGATCAAATGCCAGATGAAATTGTCATTGTACCGACCATTCATGAAGCTTATGATATCATTGAAATGGAAGATATTGAACGCGATTTAGGGTTTTAG
- a CDS encoding type IX secretion system membrane protein PorP/SprF — MKLSKSLSIVLFILGVSTAFAQQLPQFTQYMFNTISINPAYAGSRETFSAVGLHRSQWVGLEGGPETQTLSVHTPLRNEKIGLGLSFINDKLGYENFSYIYADFSYTIQTGVNTKLAFGIKGGFTHYNLDEELLNDPSVVNDPFFNEISNRWSPNVGAGLYWHSQRWYVGLSAPRILNTDYNNGRQGQLDYIALERVSYYITGGYVFDLSETTKLKPSVLLKATNGAPLSFDISANFLFNDTFWIGGGYRINQNAAAIGGIADFQVSKQLRIGYAYEYPISDLRPYTSGTHEVLLMFEVFKSKRIKSPRYF, encoded by the coding sequence ATGAAGTTATCTAAATCATTAAGTATTGTACTATTTATATTAGGTGTTTCTACTGCCTTTGCACAGCAGCTACCTCAATTTACACAATACATGTTTAATACCATTTCTATTAATCCTGCATATGCTGGTAGTAGAGAAACGTTCAGTGCTGTTGGCTTACATAGAAGTCAATGGGTTGGATTAGAAGGTGGGCCAGAAACCCAAACCCTATCTGTTCATACTCCGTTAAGGAATGAGAAGATTGGTTTAGGGCTATCATTCATAAATGATAAGCTAGGTTATGAAAACTTTTCATATATCTATGCTGACTTTTCATATACCATTCAAACTGGTGTTAATACCAAGTTAGCATTTGGTATTAAAGGTGGTTTTACCCATTACAATTTAGACGAGGAACTATTAAACGATCCTTCTGTTGTTAATGATCCCTTCTTTAATGAAATTTCTAACCGATGGAGTCCTAATGTTGGTGCTGGCTTATATTGGCACTCTCAACGTTGGTATGTAGGTCTTTCGGCACCTAGAATATTGAATACAGATTATAATAATGGTCGACAAGGTCAACTAGACTATATTGCTTTAGAACGTGTAAGTTATTACATAACAGGAGGCTACGTGTTTGATTTAAGTGAAACAACAAAATTAAAACCTTCTGTTTTACTTAAGGCCACTAATGGTGCACCTTTGTCGTTTGATATTTCTGCCAATTTCTTATTCAATGACACCTTTTGGATTGGTGGTGGTTATAGAATTAACCAAAATGCAGCAGCGATTGGTGGTATAGCTGACTTTCAGGTATCAAAACAATTACGAATTGGTTATGCCTATGAATACCCAATTTCAGATTTAAGACCATATACTAGTGGTACCCATGAAGTATTATTGATGTTTGAAGTATTTAAAAGTAAACGTATAAAATCTCCTAGATACTTCTAA
- the pdxH gene encoding pyridoxamine 5'-phosphate oxidase — translation MEKDLSNYRKSYEKGELLLNNIPENPIELFRDWFIEVDTHFNIEETNAMTISTIGLDGFPKSRVVLLKKYTHEGFIFYTNYNSEKGKAIAANANVCLSFFWHSAERQVIIKGTAEKLSENLSDGYFESRPRGSQLGAIASNQSEIVESREVLEKKLKALEQEYDGKEIERPKHWGGYMVRPVEMEFWQGRPNRLHDRIRYQLQEDYNWKIERLSP, via the coding sequence ATGGAAAAAGACTTAAGTAATTATAGAAAATCATACGAAAAAGGGGAGCTGCTATTAAATAACATTCCAGAAAACCCTATCGAGTTATTTAGAGATTGGTTTATTGAAGTTGATACACATTTTAATATTGAAGAAACCAATGCCATGACAATTTCAACTATTGGACTAGATGGTTTTCCTAAGAGTAGAGTAGTGCTTTTAAAAAAATATACACACGAAGGCTTCATTTTTTATACCAACTACAATAGTGAGAAAGGAAAAGCAATAGCAGCCAATGCCAATGTATGTCTTTCTTTTTTCTGGCACTCAGCAGAACGACAGGTTATTATTAAAGGTACAGCAGAGAAACTATCAGAAAATCTTAGTGATGGGTATTTTGAGTCGCGTCCTAGAGGTAGTCAATTAGGAGCAATAGCTTCTAACCAAAGTGAAATTGTTGAGAGTAGAGAAGTACTTGAAAAAAAATTAAAAGCGCTGGAACAAGAATATGATGGAAAAGAGATAGAACGACCAAAACATTGGGGAGGCTATATGGTAAGACCTGTTGAAATGGAATTTTGGCAAGGAAGGCCCAACAGATTACACGATAGAATACGTTACCAATTGCAAGAAGATTACAATTGGAAAATAGAACGTCTTTCACCTTGA
- a CDS encoding ribonuclease Z — MKLTILGCHSATPRTNTNPTSQILEIKNHMFLIDCGEGTQVELRRNKIKFSRIKHIFISHLHGDHYFGLIGLVSTFRLLTRETELHIYGPKGIKEIITLQLKLSDSWTNFPLIFHELTSKESELIFEDDKVEVYTVPLKHRIYTNGFLFKEKQNERKLDINAARDANINKAYYRKLKQGANVVNEDGITIDNAVVTKDPIPPKSYAYCSDTVYNEDIIPIIKNTTILYHESTFLDKNESLCKRTRHSTARQAAIIAKKSNVETLILGHFSTRYNGYDDFKTEAKEEFENVLLAQDGLSFKF; from the coding sequence ATGAAACTTACTATTCTCGGTTGCCATAGCGCAACACCACGCACCAATACCAACCCAACATCTCAGATCTTAGAGATTAAAAACCACATGTTTCTCATTGATTGTGGTGAAGGCACTCAGGTAGAATTGCGCCGAAATAAGATTAAGTTCTCAAGAATTAAACATATCTTCATTTCACATCTGCACGGCGATCATTATTTTGGATTAATAGGGCTGGTAAGTACATTTCGTTTGTTAACTCGAGAAACAGAACTTCACATATATGGCCCAAAGGGTATTAAGGAGATTATAACGCTTCAACTCAAGCTCTCAGACTCATGGACAAATTTTCCGTTAATCTTTCACGAGTTAACGTCAAAAGAGTCTGAATTGATTTTTGAAGATGATAAGGTAGAAGTCTATACAGTTCCATTAAAACATCGTATTTATACTAACGGTTTTTTGTTTAAAGAGAAGCAGAATGAACGTAAGTTAGATATTAATGCAGCCAGAGATGCAAATATTAATAAAGCTTATTATAGAAAACTAAAGCAAGGTGCTAACGTGGTTAATGAAGACGGTATAACAATAGATAATGCCGTTGTAACAAAAGACCCTATTCCACCAAAAAGTTATGCGTATTGCAGCGATACAGTGTATAACGAAGATATTATTCCTATAATAAAAAATACGACAATACTCTATCACGAGTCCACGTTTTTAGATAAAAATGAGAGTCTATGTAAACGAACTAGGCACAGTACCGCAAGACAAGCTGCGATCATTGCAAAAAAATCGAACGTAGAGACGTTAATCCTCGGGCATTTCTCAACCCGATACAATGGTTATGACGACTTTAAAACTGAAGCAAAAGAAGAATTTGAAAATGTTCTTTTGGCGCAAGACGGATTATCTTTTAAGTTTTAA
- a CDS encoding OmpA family protein: MKTRILILTLILSCSLSYAQTKLADKFFKNYGYIKAIELYEKAVENGDNSAHVLTRLGDAYYNNSNSEKAAYWYGEALKEHKKIDAEYLFKYIQSLRSIGNYKEADKWFKELRAAQQGDSRLKGYNPDEVDLYAKLTSKNEVVVTVENLDFNSANSDFGSYIFDDKLYFASARGGNSKIYSWNKEPFLDLYEIALTNTDGVVTYGTTTELPENINTEYHEASVAITNDGKTMYFTRDNVNKRNRIKYDKKGTTHLKLYKATLVNDEWTNVVELPFNDEVFSTGHPALSPDNKTLYFVSDREGGLGQSDIYSVSINENGTYGKPENLGEKINTEGREMFPYVAKDSTLYFSSDGHLNLGLLDIFKSDILKGLRNDPENMGSPYNSGYDDFAFFVNSETEQGYFSSNRPGGKGSDDIYSFNAKACKEVITGVARDSKTNIILSGVTIRLIDETGKVIEEQFTKDGGEYTFTVDCNKTYTVVGSKPDYKDDQKTITSTTEDEKVNTVDLSLEPLIIDNQIVINPIFFDFDKWNIRTDAQYELENIVDVMRKHPTMIIKIESHTDSRGGDRYNMKLSDRRAKSTRDYIISRGIDANRIVSAIGYGESQLLNKCSNGVKCTEEEHQLNRRSYFYIVTE, from the coding sequence ATGAAAACAAGAATATTAATTCTAACTCTTATACTTAGCTGTTCGTTATCGTATGCCCAAACGAAGTTAGCTGATAAATTCTTCAAAAATTATGGCTATATAAAAGCTATTGAGCTTTATGAAAAAGCTGTAGAAAATGGAGATAACAGCGCCCATGTACTTACACGTCTTGGTGATGCTTACTATAATAATTCTAACTCTGAGAAAGCTGCATATTGGTATGGTGAAGCTTTAAAAGAACACAAAAAAATAGATGCCGAATATCTATTCAAGTACATACAGTCACTTAGGAGTATCGGTAATTATAAAGAAGCAGACAAATGGTTTAAAGAGCTAAGAGCTGCACAACAAGGCGATAGTAGACTTAAAGGTTATAACCCTGATGAAGTAGATTTATATGCAAAATTAACGTCTAAAAATGAAGTCGTTGTTACCGTTGAAAACTTAGATTTCAATTCTGCAAATTCTGATTTTGGATCTTATATTTTTGATGACAAACTCTACTTTGCCTCTGCAAGAGGCGGTAATAGTAAAATCTACAGTTGGAATAAAGAACCTTTCTTAGATTTATATGAAATCGCTTTGACAAATACCGATGGTGTTGTTACTTATGGAACAACAACTGAGTTGCCTGAAAATATAAATACAGAGTATCATGAAGCATCTGTAGCTATAACAAACGATGGTAAAACGATGTATTTTACAAGAGATAACGTTAATAAACGTAACCGCATAAAATACGACAAAAAAGGTACTACACATTTAAAACTTTACAAGGCTACTTTAGTAAATGATGAATGGACAAATGTTGTCGAGCTACCTTTTAATGATGAAGTTTTTTCAACAGGTCATCCAGCATTGAGTCCAGACAATAAAACATTATACTTTGTATCTGATCGCGAAGGTGGTTTGGGCCAATCTGATATTTATTCTGTTTCAATAAACGAAAATGGTACATATGGCAAACCAGAGAATTTAGGTGAAAAAATAAACACCGAAGGACGCGAAATGTTCCCTTATGTGGCAAAAGACAGTACACTTTACTTTTCATCTGATGGCCACTTAAACTTAGGACTTCTCGATATTTTTAAATCAGATATATTAAAAGGATTACGTAACGACCCAGAAAATATGGGTTCTCCATACAATAGTGGTTACGATGACTTTGCCTTCTTTGTCAATTCTGAAACCGAACAAGGCTATTTCTCTTCTAATAGACCAGGTGGAAAAGGAAGTGACGACATCTACAGTTTTAATGCTAAAGCGTGTAAAGAAGTAATTACTGGAGTTGCTAGAGATAGTAAAACAAATATTATCCTTTCTGGTGTAACAATACGTTTAATTGACGAAACTGGCAAAGTAATAGAAGAACAATTTACTAAAGATGGCGGAGAATATACATTTACAGTAGATTGCAATAAAACATATACTGTTGTTGGTAGTAAACCCGATTACAAAGACGATCAGAAAACTATAACTTCAACTACAGAAGATGAAAAAGTCAATACTGTAGATTTAAGTTTAGAACCTTTGATTATTGATAACCAAATTGTCATAAACCCAATATTCTTTGATTTTGATAAATGGAATATTAGAACAGACGCACAATATGAATTGGAAAACATTGTAGATGTAATGCGCAAGCATCCTACAATGATCATAAAAATTGAATCTCATACAGATAGTCGTGGTGGTGACAGATATAATATGAAATTATCTGATAGACGTGCAAAGTCTACCAGAGATTACATAATATCTAGAGGTATTGATGCAAATAGAATTGTAAGTGCCATTGGTTATGGAGAATCTCAACTCCTTAACAAATGCTCTAATGGAGTAAAATGTACAGAAGAAGAACACCAATTAAACAGACGTTCTTATTTCTATATTGTAACCGAATAA
- the rpsA gene encoding 30S ribosomal protein S1, with protein sequence MAENKTNQAEVEATEAKTVEAPVVSEAQANPEKFLKEFNWHNYEEGIEQVEDKKLAEFEKLVSENFVDTLDDEVVEGEVIHITDRDAIIDINAKSEGVISLNEFRYNPDLKVGDKVEVLIDVREDATGQLVLSHRKARVIKAWDRVNNAHDTGEIVNGFVKCRTKGGMIVDVFGIEAFLPGSQIDVKPIRDYDQYVNKTMEFKVVKINHEFKNIVVSHKALIEADIEEQKKEIIGQLEKGQVLEGVVKNITSYGVFIDLGGVDGLIHITDLSWSRINHPNEIVELDQKLNVVILDFDENKSRIQLGLKQLSKHPWEALGEDLKVGDKVKGKVVVIADYGAFVEVADGVEGLVHVSEMSWSTHLRSAQDFVSVGDEIEAQVLTLDREDRKMSLGIKQLTPDPWTDITSKYPVGSRHVGIVRNFTNFGVFVELEEGIDGLIYISDLSWTKKIKHPSEFCNVGDKLDVVVLELDVEGRKLSLGHKQTEENPWDKYETEFAVGTSHTAAITEIVDKGATIEFNEDIVAFVPARHLEKEDGSKLKKGEEAEFKIIEFNKEFKRVVASHTAVFREEEAKIVKQAVKKAEAQAAEAKPTLGDANDALQALKDKMDGKK encoded by the coding sequence ATGGCTGAAAACAAAACAAATCAAGCTGAGGTTGAAGCAACTGAAGCAAAAACAGTTGAAGCTCCAGTAGTTTCTGAAGCTCAAGCAAATCCAGAAAAATTCTTAAAAGAGTTCAATTGGCACAATTACGAAGAAGGAATTGAGCAGGTAGAGGACAAAAAACTAGCAGAATTTGAAAAATTAGTATCTGAAAATTTCGTTGACACTTTAGATGACGAGGTTGTAGAAGGTGAAGTAATCCACATCACTGATAGAGATGCAATAATCGACATTAACGCTAAGTCTGAAGGTGTAATTTCTCTTAACGAGTTTCGTTACAACCCAGATTTAAAAGTTGGTGATAAAGTAGAGGTATTAATTGATGTACGCGAAGACGCTACAGGTCAGTTAGTATTATCTCACAGAAAAGCCAGAGTAATCAAGGCTTGGGATCGTGTAAATAATGCACATGATACAGGTGAAATCGTTAATGGTTTTGTGAAGTGCAGAACTAAAGGTGGTATGATTGTTGACGTTTTTGGAATCGAAGCATTCTTACCAGGATCTCAAATAGACGTTAAGCCAATTAGAGATTACGACCAGTACGTTAACAAAACTATGGAATTTAAAGTTGTTAAGATCAACCACGAATTTAAGAACATAGTAGTGTCTCATAAAGCACTTATTGAAGCTGATATTGAGGAGCAAAAGAAAGAAATCATTGGCCAGTTAGAAAAAGGACAAGTATTAGAAGGTGTTGTTAAAAACATTACGTCTTACGGTGTGTTTATCGATTTAGGTGGTGTAGATGGTTTAATTCACATTACAGATTTATCATGGTCTCGTATCAACCATCCAAATGAGATTGTTGAGTTAGATCAGAAGTTAAATGTTGTAATTCTTGATTTTGATGAAAACAAATCTAGAATTCAATTGGGTCTAAAGCAATTATCTAAGCATCCATGGGAAGCTTTAGGTGAAGATCTTAAAGTTGGTGACAAAGTAAAAGGTAAAGTAGTAGTTATTGCTGATTACGGTGCTTTTGTAGAAGTTGCTGATGGAGTTGAAGGTTTAGTTCACGTTAGTGAAATGTCGTGGTCTACGCACTTACGTTCTGCTCAAGATTTTGTTTCAGTAGGAGACGAAATCGAAGCGCAAGTATTAACTTTAGACAGAGAAGATCGTAAAATGTCCCTTGGTATTAAGCAATTAACACCAGATCCATGGACAGATATTACATCAAAATACCCAGTAGGCTCTAGACACGTAGGTATTGTTCGTAACTTTACAAACTTTGGAGTATTTGTTGAGTTAGAAGAAGGTATTGATGGATTAATTTACATCTCAGATTTATCTTGGACTAAGAAGATTAAGCATCCATCAGAATTCTGTAACGTTGGAGATAAACTAGACGTTGTAGTTTTAGAACTAGATGTAGAAGGACGTAAATTATCTTTAGGACATAAACAAACAGAAGAAAACCCTTGGGATAAATACGAAACTGAGTTTGCTGTTGGTACGTCTCATACTGCTGCTATTACTGAGATAGTAGATAAAGGCGCTACAATAGAATTTAACGAAGATATCGTTGCTTTTGTGCCTGCACGTCACTTAGAGAAAGAAGATGGTTCTAAACTTAAGAAAGGTGAAGAAGCAGAATTCAAAATCATTGAGTTCAATAAAGAGTTTAAACGTGTTGTAGCATCTCATACTGCAGTATTTAGAGAAGAAGAAGCTAAAATCGTAAAGCAAGCTGTTAAGAAAGCAGAAGCACAAGCGGCAGAGGCTAAACCTACTTTAGGTGATGCAAACGATGCGTTACAAGCACTTAAAGATAAAATGGACGGAAAGAAGTAA
- a CDS encoding phytanoyl-CoA dioxygenase family protein, whose protein sequence is MKELDFKSQGYSIIRDIYSNDEISSIIDSIQNHKTDNKNTINTNSLYAIRQLINYKPEIKDIVFNNKLKIVLNNLFSSNYFLTKAIYFDKPPLSNWFVSYHQDLSIAVDKKYVTEGYKNWTFKNGQYGVQPPLNILESTITVRIHLDDTTKENGALRVIPKSHLKGVIRLESENFNIKDERICELNKGDIMLMKPLLLHASNKTTNKKRRRVIHLEFNDSTLHEPLECLEYQTLVN, encoded by the coding sequence ATGAAAGAATTAGATTTTAAGAGCCAAGGTTATTCAATAATTAGGGATATTTACTCTAATGATGAAATAAGTTCCATTATAGATAGTATTCAAAATCATAAAACAGATAATAAGAATACAATTAACACAAATAGTTTATATGCTATAAGGCAGTTAATCAACTATAAACCTGAAATAAAGGATATTGTATTTAATAATAAGCTTAAAATAGTTTTGAATAATTTATTTTCATCCAACTATTTCTTAACAAAGGCTATTTACTTCGACAAACCACCGCTTTCAAATTGGTTTGTATCCTATCATCAAGATTTAAGTATTGCCGTAGATAAAAAATACGTAACAGAAGGTTATAAGAATTGGACATTTAAAAATGGTCAATATGGTGTTCAACCACCTTTAAATATTTTAGAAAGTACAATTACAGTAAGAATACACTTAGATGATACTACTAAGGAGAATGGTGCGTTAAGAGTGATACCCAAATCACACCTAAAGGGAGTTATTAGACTAGAATCTGAAAATTTCAATATAAAAGATGAGAGAATATGTGAGTTGAACAAGGGAGATATAATGTTAATGAAACCTCTTCTGCTCCATGCTTCCAATAAGACCACTAACAAAAAAAGACGAAGAGTTATCCATTTAGAATTTAATGATTCTACATTACATGAACCTCTTGAGTGTTTAGAATACCAAACATTAGTCAACTAA
- the pyrR gene encoding bifunctional pyr operon transcriptional regulator/uracil phosphoribosyltransferase PyrR: MSQKILLNSKEVNIILHRLACQLIENHDDFSETVLIGIQPRGKFLADRLAQMLIEDYNIKAIKLGHLDITFFRDDFRRGEKPLEANTTEIDFIVENKNVVFIDDVLYTGRSIRSALTAIQSFGRPNNIELLTLIDRRFSRHLPIQPNYKGRQVDAIDNQKVKVNWIENGGEDAVYLIDK; encoded by the coding sequence ATGAGTCAAAAAATATTACTCAATTCTAAAGAAGTCAATATTATACTGCACAGATTGGCTTGCCAACTTATTGAAAACCATGATGATTTTTCGGAAACCGTCTTAATAGGTATACAACCAAGGGGTAAATTTTTAGCTGACCGTTTAGCGCAAATGCTAATAGAAGACTACAACATCAAAGCTATTAAATTAGGACATTTAGATATTACTTTTTTTAGGGACGACTTTAGGCGAGGCGAAAAACCTCTAGAGGCCAACACTACAGAAATTGATTTTATAGTCGAAAATAAAAATGTTGTTTTTATAGACGATGTATTATATACAGGTCGTAGCATAAGATCTGCACTTACTGCGATTCAATCTTTTGGTAGACCAAACAATATAGAATTACTGACCTTAATAGATAGGCGATTTAGTAGACATTTGCCAATTCAACCCAACTACAAAGGACGACAAGTAGATGCTATAGATAACCAGAAAGTTAAAGTAAACTGGATTGAAAATGGAGGAGAAGATGCAGTGTATTTAATTGATAAATAG
- a CDS encoding CAP domain-containing protein — translation MKAKKLLPLLAIVALLGFTSCSTDSAAEDKINAIEVPLAPQAKQIEIEIMELINAHRINQGLNPLHYHSTVKAVAYTHTDYMIEVDNVSHDNFFQRKQSLQVNANANIVSENVAYGFSSAESVVNAWLNSPSHKENIEGNFTDFDISAEKNNEGKWYFTNIFIKR, via the coding sequence ATGAAAGCTAAAAAGCTATTGCCATTATTGGCTATCGTTGCCCTCTTAGGCTTTACATCTTGTTCTACAGATAGTGCTGCCGAAGATAAAATCAATGCTATTGAAGTACCTCTAGCACCTCAGGCTAAACAAATTGAAATCGAAATTATGGAGCTTATCAATGCTCATAGAATCAATCAAGGCCTAAACCCATTACACTATCATAGCACAGTAAAAGCTGTTGCTTATACACATACCGATTATATGATAGAAGTAGACAACGTATCTCATGATAATTTCTTTCAAAGAAAACAAAGTCTACAAGTTAATGCTAATGCTAATATAGTATCAGAAAACGTGGCTTACGGATTTAGTTCTGCTGAGTCTGTGGTTAATGCATGGTTAAATAGCCCAAGCCATAAAGAAAATATAGAAGGTAATTTTACAGATTTTGATATCTCTGCCGAAAAAAATAATGAAGGCAAATGGTACTTTACTAATATCTTCATTAAGCGCTAG
- a CDS encoding aspartate carbamoyltransferase catalytic subunit, producing MSELSVKHLLGIKYLTKKDIDLIFETADQFKEVINRPIKKVPSLRDITIANLFFENSTRTKLSFELAEKRLSADVINFSASQSSVKKGETLIDTVNNILSMKVDMVVMRHPNPGAGVFLSKHVNASIINAGDGAHEHPTQALLDSYSIRERLGAVEGKNVVIVGDILHSRVALSNIYALQLQGANVMVCGPKTLLPKYIKDLGVKVETNLRKALEWCDVANMLRVQNERMDISYFPTTREYTQQFGVTKELLDSLKKEIVIMHPGPINRGVEITSDVADSNQAIILDQVENGVAVRMAVIYLLASKIKQ from the coding sequence ATGAGTGAACTAAGTGTTAAACACTTATTAGGAATAAAATATCTTACAAAAAAAGATATAGATTTAATTTTTGAAACTGCTGATCAGTTTAAGGAGGTTATTAATAGACCGATTAAAAAAGTTCCTTCACTAAGAGATATTACAATTGCTAATTTATTTTTTGAAAATTCTACACGTACCAAGTTATCGTTTGAGCTTGCAGAAAAACGTCTTTCGGCTGACGTCATAAATTTTTCGGCTTCACAATCTTCAGTAAAAAAAGGCGAAACCTTAATAGACACAGTTAATAACATCCTTTCCATGAAAGTAGATATGGTAGTAATGCGCCATCCTAATCCTGGTGCAGGTGTATTTTTATCTAAGCATGTTAACGCAAGTATCATCAATGCAGGAGATGGTGCACATGAGCACCCTACACAAGCCTTATTAGACTCATATTCAATAAGAGAAAGGTTAGGAGCTGTAGAAGGCAAAAACGTTGTCATTGTTGGTGATATTTTGCATAGCAGAGTAGCACTTTCTAATATTTATGCATTGCAATTACAAGGTGCTAATGTTATGGTTTGTGGTCCTAAGACCTTATTGCCAAAATATATCAAAGATCTTGGTGTTAAAGTTGAAACTAACTTAAGAAAGGCTTTAGAGTGGTGCGATGTTGCTAATATGTTGCGTGTACAGAACGAACGTATGGATATTAGTTATTTTCCAACAACACGAGAGTATACCCAACAGTTTGGTGTTACTAAAGAATTGTTGGATAGTCTAAAAAAAGAAATTGTAATAATGCATCCAGGACCAATAAACAGAGGTGTTGAAATTACCAGCGATGTTGCAGATTCTAATCAAGCAATAATACTAGATCAGGTTGAGAATGGTGTTGCTGTAAGAATGGCAGTAATTTATTTGTTAGCTTCTAAAATAAAACAATAA